A single window of Candidatus Thermoplasmatota archaeon DNA harbors:
- a CDS encoding helix-turn-helix domain-containing protein: MLLLPVRGRILECVARSPGLRPGEIAKRLGLDYKTVDYHLRILRRFGLVTEARVGVGRHVYPALSEASWERLPVLLQPTRRALFALVRAKPGVRLSQAARELGVSKATAHHHARRLAAWGLLVPDAEEGLRSALGEESAAGAAIR, from the coding sequence TTGCTTCTGCTGCCGGTCCGCGGGCGGATCCTTGAATGCGTCGCGAGGTCGCCGGGCCTGCGCCCGGGCGAGATCGCAAAGCGTCTTGGCCTCGATTACAAGACGGTCGACTATCACCTCCGCATCCTTCGCCGCTTCGGGCTCGTGACGGAGGCGCGCGTTGGCGTCGGCCGCCACGTCTATCCCGCCCTCTCCGAGGCTTCTTGGGAACGGTTGCCCGTCTTGCTTCAACCGACCCGCCGCGCCCTCTTCGCGCTCGTGCGGGCAAAACCAGGCGTGCGGTTGTCGCAGGCGGCGCGTGAGCTTGGCGTGAGCAAGGCGACGGCGCATCACCACGCGCGGCGCCTTGCCGCGTGGGGCCTCCTCGTGCCCGACGCGGAAGAGGGCCTCCGAAGCGCCCTTGGCGAGGAGTCCGCGGCAGGCGCCGCGATACGTTGA